CAGGACCTGCGCTGGCTGATCGCGGGCGGGCGGCTCTCCCGGGTGGCCGGGGCGGCGGCGCGGTTCCTGAATGTCCGCCCCATCATCCGCGCGGAGGGGGGAAAGGTGGAGGCCGTCGCCCGCGTCCGGGGTTTTCAGCCTGCGCTGCGCGAACTCGTTCGCAGCTTCCCGCAGGACCGCGAGGCCTATGTGCTGCATGCCGGGAACCCGCGCGACGCGCGCTGGCTCGCCGGGGAACTCGCGCTGCGGAACGTGCGGGTGCTCGGAACCCGCGAGGTCGGCGCCGTGCTGCTGGTCCACGCGGGACCGGGCACAGTTGGCGTGGCGGGCGTGCCCCCGGTGGTGCCCTGATGCTGGCCCGTGCCCGCAGCGTGGCCCTGATCGGCGTGGACGCCGTGCCGGTCGAGGTGGAGGTGGATGTCAGCCCTGGCCTCCCGGCCTTTACGGTGGTGGGCCTGCCCGATCAGGCCGTCAGCGAGGCCCGCGAGCGGGTACGCGCCGCCGTCCGCAACGCGGGCCTGCCCTTTCCCGCCGCGCGCATCACCGTGAACCTCGCCCCCGCCGATCTCCGCAAGGAGGGGCCGCTGTACGACCTGCCCATCGCGCTGGGATTGCTGGCCGCGCAGGAGCTGCTGCCCGCCGCCGCCCTGGCGGACGTGGTGAGTGCCGGGGAACTCGCCCTAGACGGGACCCTGCGGCCCATCGCCGGGGCGGTGAACCTCGCGCTGCTGGCCGCGCAGGAGGGGCGGCCCGCCCTGCTGCCCCACGGCAACGCCCCCGAGGCGGCTCTGATCGACGGCGTGACCGTGTACGGCGCACGAACCCTGCTGGACGCCGTGCGTCACCTGAGCGGGCAGGCCCCCCTCGCCCAGACCCCGCCGCCCGAGCCGGACCCCGGCGCCCCGGCCCCCCTCGACCTTGCGGACCTGAAGGGGCAGACGGCGGCCAAGCGCGCGCTGGAGATCGCCGTGGCGGGCGGGCACAACCTGCTGCTGATCGGCTCGCCCGGCAGCGGCAAGACCATGCTGGCCCAGCGGGCGCCCGGTCTGCTGCCACCCCTCACGCGCGGGGAGGCGCTGGAGGTCACGCGCATTCATTCGGCCGCCGGGCTGCTCGCGGCGCGCGGCGGGCTGGTCGGGCAGGCCCCCTACCGCGCGCCGCACCACACCGTCAGCGACGCGGGCCTGATCGGCGGCGGCAGCGTTCCGAAGCCCGGCGAGGTGTCCCTCGCGCACCGGGGCGTCCTCTTTCTCGACGAGTTCCCGGAGTTCTCGCGCAAGGCGCTGGAAACCCTCCGGCAACCGCTGGAGGACGGGGCAGTGACCATCAGCCGCGCCCGCGCCACCGTCAGCTATCCGGCCCGCTTTCAGCTCATTGGCGCCATGAACCCCTGTCCCTGCGGGCACCACGGCGACCCGGAAAAAGCCTGCACCTGCACGCCCACCGAACGCACCCGCTACGCCGCGCGCCTGAGTGGCCCGCTGCTCGACCGCATCGACCTGATCGTCCGCGTTCCCCGCCTGACGGTCGACGAGCTGACCCGCGCGCCCGACACCGAGGGCAGCGCCCAGGTCCGTGAGCGGGTCGGGCGTGCCCGCGACACCATGCTGGCGCGGCAGGGCACCCGCAACAGCGACCTGGCCGGGCAGAACCTCCGCCACCATGCCCCGCTGGCTCCCGGCCCGGACGCCTTCATCCGCGCCGCCGCCCGGCAACTGAACCTCACCGGGCGCGGCTTTGACCGGGTGCTGCGGGTGGCACGCACCGTCGCGGACCTGGCGGGCAGCGCCGACATCCGCGAGGCCCATCTGGCCGAGGCCGTCACATACCGCCCGCGCGACCTGGGGTAAGGGATTCTCCCATGAAGATGCCGCCGTCCCCTGTTCTGTTAGCCGCCCCGTCGCGGCCAGCTCCTGGCGCGGAAATGGCGACAGGCCTGCGGGGGGCCGCGTGCCCCTGACGCTGCTGCCCGACCTGGGGGACCTGCTGCGGCTGCACCCGCAGTTCAACGCGGGGACGGTCGTGGAGTTGCTGCGGCACCTGCGGGCGAACGGCGTGGGGGGCCAGGAGGTGCTGTGGGCCAGCGGCCCCGACCCCGACCATCCCCTGCGCGACGCCCTGCCCGCCGCGCGCTTCACGGTGCGGGAACTGCCCGGGTCGGGTGCGGACACCGAGACCGACCACGCGCAGCTCATCTCGTTTCTGGAGCAGTATCCCCAGGGCCGCGCCCGGCTGCGCGAGGCGGCGCAGGCCGAACAGGCGTTCGCGGCGGTCCTGACCGCCCCCATGACCGCCCCGCGTGCCTTCAGCGCCGAGGTGCAGGCGGCGGCCCGTGACTACCACGCGGCGATGCGCGCGGCGCTGGGCGAGGGGCCGGGTACCCACTGGCGGGCGCGGCGGCTGGAAGAGGTCATGGCGGCCCTCGCGGCCGTGGAGGACGGTGTGGTGCTCGTCCCGCTGGACGACCTGCCCGACCTGCTGGAACGGCTGCCCGGTGCGCGGCTGCCCGATCTGACGGGCTTCGAGCCGGGCGAAACGTCCCGCCTGCGTGCCCTGGCCGACCGCGCCTGGCAACTGCGCGAGGACGATGACCTGGCGGCGCTGCTGGACGCCCTGGAACGCGAGACGGGGGACACGGTCACCCCGAAGGCCGAACTGGAGGCCGCTGCCGCCGGGGTGTACCTCGCCGTGGGTGACCTGGACAGCGCGCGGGCGCTGCTGGAACGCGCCGCCCACGCCCTCACCGACGAGGTGCCGCGCAGTCTGCCGGGGCTGGTGCTGGCGCGGCTGGGGCAGGTGCGGGACGCGCAGGGGGACCGCGAACTGGCCGAGCGGACATACCGCGCTGTGCTGGCGCTGAATTATGTGCCTCAAGTGGCGCGGGAAGCGGCGGAGGCGGGGCTGCGGGAGCCCTTCCGGCTGGAGGGCCTCGGACCGGCACCGCAGGGGCCAGCTTCTCCGGGCTGAGGGGTCCGCCTCCAGCCCGTTCTCACGGAGGCCGCCCCCGGTCATCTGCCTTGAAACGGCGATGAAAAGGGCGAACAGCGCGAAAGGGCGAGGCTCAAGTCCCCGCCCTTTCGCGCTGCTCCGGCTCAGCCCCTTTTGCGGCGGCGCAGGCGGTCCATCGCGGATTCCAGGCTCA
The window above is part of the Deinococcus metallilatus genome. Proteins encoded here:
- a CDS encoding YifB family Mg chelatase-like AAA ATPase: MLARARSVALIGVDAVPVEVEVDVSPGLPAFTVVGLPDQAVSEARERVRAAVRNAGLPFPAARITVNLAPADLRKEGPLYDLPIALGLLAAQELLPAAALADVVSAGELALDGTLRPIAGAVNLALLAAQEGRPALLPHGNAPEAALIDGVTVYGARTLLDAVRHLSGQAPLAQTPPPEPDPGAPAPLDLADLKGQTAAKRALEIAVAGGHNLLLIGSPGSGKTMLAQRAPGLLPPLTRGEALEVTRIHSAAGLLAARGGLVGQAPYRAPHHTVSDAGLIGGGSVPKPGEVSLAHRGVLFLDEFPEFSRKALETLRQPLEDGAVTISRARATVSYPARFQLIGAMNPCPCGHHGDPEKACTCTPTERTRYAARLSGPLLDRIDLIVRVPRLTVDELTRAPDTEGSAQVRERVGRARDTMLARQGTRNSDLAGQNLRHHAPLAPGPDAFIRAAARQLNLTGRGFDRVLRVARTVADLAGSADIREAHLAEAVTYRPRDLG